One window from the genome of Mycolicibacterium gadium encodes:
- a CDS encoding condensation domain-containing protein has translation MGEARPDNRLAYVDHGLYTQHHAIGRNLVIQCVWLYEHPIDLDAVRRFHHNLGRGLLGRRIERSPLPFARAHWVVDRGPSDIDIEQSARPRSEVSDWADERAQLPIDPEQGPGWHLGVLPLTDGSAAVTLVLSHYLIDGLGLVLALVDGLMGNTHDLGYPPPHSRTRRRALAADARQTARDAREVARALRVATRQARRQRQEAAKSPAPRPPVRLDSDHDEPIVVPGVTVGVDLADWDARASALGGTRNTLGAGFAAKFGELIGRCHADGAVTLQLPVSERSEGDTRANAMGFARVTVDPTRVTKDLGEARSAIKQALKALRETPDDSLQVAWLAAFTPKRALKRMDDAMVADPDSPVFYSNLGDVGTVVNRLDGTDAEWCTARVTAQHERREWLERIGGLMTLQSLRIPDRFVISINAYQPGAENTKPAMRELAAQTLAEFDLIGRIE, from the coding sequence ATGGGTGAAGCGCGGCCGGACAATCGGCTTGCGTACGTCGACCACGGCTTGTACACGCAGCATCACGCCATCGGACGAAACCTGGTCATTCAGTGCGTGTGGCTCTACGAGCACCCCATCGATTTGGATGCGGTCCGGCGCTTTCACCACAATCTCGGTCGCGGATTGTTGGGACGCCGCATCGAGCGCTCCCCGCTGCCGTTCGCCCGCGCCCACTGGGTGGTGGATCGGGGGCCATCGGACATTGACATCGAGCAATCTGCGCGTCCACGCAGCGAAGTCAGCGACTGGGCTGACGAACGCGCGCAATTGCCGATTGATCCCGAGCAGGGCCCCGGCTGGCATCTCGGCGTCCTCCCCCTCACGGACGGTTCGGCCGCGGTCACCCTGGTGCTGTCCCACTACCTGATCGACGGCCTCGGGCTGGTCCTCGCGCTAGTCGACGGGCTGATGGGCAACACGCACGATCTGGGTTACCCGCCGCCGCATTCACGCACTCGGCGGCGCGCGCTAGCAGCGGATGCCCGACAAACCGCGCGGGACGCACGCGAGGTGGCGCGGGCGCTCCGCGTCGCCACCAGACAGGCTCGCCGTCAGCGCCAAGAGGCTGCCAAATCACCGGCGCCGCGGCCCCCCGTCCGCCTCGACAGCGACCACGATGAGCCCATCGTCGTGCCCGGTGTCACCGTCGGCGTCGACCTGGCCGACTGGGATGCCCGGGCGAGTGCTCTTGGCGGAACGCGAAACACTCTGGGCGCAGGGTTCGCCGCGAAGTTCGGCGAGCTCATTGGCCGCTGCCATGCCGACGGCGCCGTCACCCTGCAACTGCCTGTCAGTGAGCGTTCCGAGGGCGATACGCGTGCGAACGCCATGGGGTTCGCACGCGTCACCGTCGACCCGACCCGGGTGACAAAGGACCTCGGTGAGGCTCGCTCGGCGATCAAGCAGGCGCTGAAGGCACTTCGGGAGACGCCTGACGATTCTTTGCAGGTTGCATGGCTGGCCGCGTTCACGCCGAAGCGGGCGTTGAAACGGATGGACGATGCGATGGTCGCCGACCCGGATAGCCCGGTGTTCTATTCGAATCTCGGCGACGTCGGCACGGTGGTCAACCGTCTCGATGGAACAGACGCCGAGTGGTGCACCGCGCGGGTGACCGCGCAGCACGAGAGGCGAGAGTGGCTGGAGCGGATCGGCGGCCTGATGACGCTTCAGTCGTTGCGCATTCCCGACCGTTTCGTCATCAGCATCAACGCCTACCAACCTGGCGCCGAGAACACAAAGCCCGCCATGCGGGAACTGGCTGCGCAGACGCTGGCGGAGTTCGACCTTATTGGAAGAATCGAGTAG
- a CDS encoding sulfotransferase family protein yields the protein MTTSTGGAGTAPRPVIVFVLGINRSGTSALTRVLSLCGGALPAKLLGAMPDNPLGHWEPRQVNVLNEGILRRLGSSAFDPSLPLRDEDAIGPEDKAACLKEIRAYLDTLPAAPLVVLKDPRFTLMSDMWFDAARQAGFDVVTVIAVRHPQEVIESIAVRSGASPELSSALWLKYNLLAERDTRTTPRVFVHYDNLLEDWRREMKRISAALAIDLNNRDEAAIEEFLKDDLRHQRNRGSVAEPFGTDWMSTVYDALCAAATDEPCDEPALDRVFETYGASERAFRTAFENLQRFNKVYRFIRPGTFKLLTEFLATANRRKGTWA from the coding sequence GTGACCACTTCTACCGGGGGGGCCGGGACGGCGCCGCGCCCGGTCATCGTGTTCGTGCTGGGCATCAACCGGTCGGGGACTTCGGCGCTCACCCGCGTTCTTTCACTATGTGGTGGGGCGCTCCCGGCCAAGCTGTTGGGTGCCATGCCGGACAATCCGCTCGGTCACTGGGAGCCGCGCCAAGTCAATGTTCTCAACGAGGGGATCCTGCGCCGCCTCGGAAGCAGCGCGTTCGACCCGTCGTTGCCGTTGCGAGACGAAGATGCGATCGGGCCCGAAGATAAAGCCGCTTGCCTCAAAGAGATCCGGGCATATCTCGACACGTTGCCTGCCGCGCCGCTCGTGGTCCTGAAGGACCCGAGGTTCACGTTGATGTCCGACATGTGGTTTGACGCGGCGCGTCAGGCCGGATTCGACGTTGTCACCGTGATTGCGGTGCGCCACCCGCAGGAGGTCATCGAGTCGATTGCGGTGCGCAGCGGAGCGTCGCCGGAGCTCTCGAGTGCGTTGTGGCTGAAATACAACCTGCTGGCCGAGAGGGACACGCGCACCACGCCGCGCGTGTTCGTCCATTACGACAATCTCCTCGAGGACTGGCGCCGGGAAATGAAGCGGATCTCCGCGGCGCTCGCCATCGATCTCAACAACCGGGACGAGGCAGCAATCGAGGAGTTCCTCAAAGATGATCTGCGCCACCAGCGCAACCGCGGGTCAGTGGCGGAGCCTTTCGGTACCGACTGGATGTCCACGGTCTACGATGCGCTGTGCGCGGCGGCCACGGATGAGCCCTGTGACGAGCCTGCGCTGGATCGCGTTTTCGAGACGTATGGGGCAAGCGAACGTGCTTTCCGTACGGCATTTGAGAATCTGCAACGCTTCAACAAGGTCTACCGGTTCATCCGGCCAGGGACGTTCAAGCTCCTCACGGAGTTCCTGGCAACGGCTAACCGGCGCAAGGGGACTTGGGCCTGA
- a CDS encoding putative sugar O-methyltransferase, translating into MVGENLSLGQRAQALRWLVSYGARQPMEAARAQVRTWLQNRRGHSGQGITAADRAALDETNPELQSLRERYAGLGDIVGTSTVWIPGFVRPEDLLYFRGDNCYVWQNQDNNTPEKYVLTYLYLKTIDTLGLLDDFAEDGDFGVFTYPTGDTDKNGNKRFVSRDLLDSANELLFLDRTLQISQLPEVKVLDIGAGYGRLAYRAVSALPNIETYFCIDAVPESTFISSHYLSSKGAARARVVPLDDQQDLVPGTIKLAVNILSFSECAIEAVEYWISRCAELKIEHLFIVPNISDGDEAIRLVNGTDYSPILANYGYHLSHVEPKYANSEVQKYGISPKWYYLFSAS; encoded by the coding sequence ATGGTGGGGGAAAACCTCTCGTTGGGCCAGCGCGCCCAGGCGTTGAGATGGCTGGTCTCGTACGGAGCGCGGCAGCCGATGGAGGCGGCCCGAGCGCAGGTCAGAACATGGCTTCAGAACCGCAGGGGCCACTCGGGCCAGGGCATCACGGCTGCTGATCGGGCTGCCCTCGATGAGACAAACCCTGAACTCCAGTCGCTACGTGAGCGCTATGCCGGGCTGGGCGACATCGTCGGCACGTCGACCGTCTGGATTCCCGGTTTCGTCAGGCCGGAAGATCTGCTGTATTTCCGAGGTGACAACTGCTACGTCTGGCAGAACCAGGACAACAACACACCGGAAAAGTACGTGCTGACGTACCTGTATTTGAAAACCATCGACACGCTCGGCCTTCTCGACGATTTCGCGGAGGACGGCGACTTCGGCGTGTTTACGTATCCCACGGGCGACACGGACAAAAACGGAAACAAGCGATTCGTCAGCCGTGACCTGCTGGACTCCGCTAACGAGCTGTTATTTCTCGATCGGACGCTGCAAATCTCGCAGCTGCCGGAGGTGAAGGTGCTCGATATCGGTGCGGGGTACGGTCGGCTTGCCTACCGCGCCGTCTCCGCGCTTCCCAACATCGAGACGTATTTCTGCATCGACGCCGTTCCCGAGTCGACGTTCATCTCCTCCCATTACCTCTCCAGCAAAGGCGCGGCTCGGGCACGTGTCGTGCCGCTGGACGATCAACAGGACCTCGTTCCCGGGACCATCAAACTAGCGGTCAACATTCTCAGCTTTTCCGAGTGCGCGATCGAGGCGGTCGAATACTGGATTTCTCGGTGCGCCGAGCTGAAGATCGAGCATCTCTTCATTGTTCCCAACATCAGCGACGGGGACGAAGCGATCCGCCTGGTCAACGGCACCGATTACAGTCCGATACTCGCGAATTATGGTTATCACTTGTCGCACGTCGAGCCGAAGTACGCCAACTCAGAGGTGCAGAAATACGGCATCTCCCCCAAGTGGTACTACCTCTTCAGCGCCTCTTAG
- a CDS encoding MFS transporter gives MPRQRPGPRHRAPKEWSSKRTALSSANASTLTELPSRRFAAALVAIGGMQLMSTMNATIAAVALPKIQDELGLSDAGRNGVIVAYVLAFGGLMLVGGRLGDTIGRKRTFIIGVALFTLASGVCSIAQSGGTLIVARMIQGVAAAMFAPTSVALVATTFPMGPARNRAMAVLGALGSASTVLSLVVGGALAEVAWRLIFSVNVPIGLLVIYLAFTTLEETDQERVKLDVAGAGLATFTFIAGVIALSMGPEIGWLSPATVGSGVLALGAFVAFIFVERKAENPIVPFDLFFDRSRFATFATIFLSGGVLFTLTVIITLYVQNVLGYSALHAGLGFIPFVLAVGVGVVASSPLVTRFSPRVLVISGGSLVVGAMLYSSTFDSGIPYFPDLVMPLIVGGIGIGVVSVPLGLALIAGVGPDRIGPVSAISLMLFSLGGPVVMTVIQAAITSRTMSLGGTNRPVRILNPEQLHALDQGYTHGLLWLAGVSLLVGVAALFISYTAQEVAHAQEVKKAMDAGELQT, from the coding sequence ATGCCAAGGCAGCGTCCCGGACCTCGACACCGTGCACCGAAAGAATGGTCGAGCAAGCGCACCGCGCTCAGCTCTGCGAACGCGAGCACGCTGACTGAGCTGCCTTCTCGCCGATTTGCTGCCGCACTTGTCGCCATCGGCGGCATGCAGCTGATGTCAACGATGAACGCCACCATCGCGGCGGTCGCGCTGCCCAAGATTCAGGACGAGCTGGGTCTGTCTGACGCCGGGCGAAACGGTGTCATCGTTGCCTACGTACTGGCCTTTGGCGGCCTCATGCTGGTGGGCGGTCGCCTCGGGGACACAATCGGGCGCAAGCGCACCTTCATCATCGGGGTGGCGCTGTTCACGCTCGCATCGGGAGTGTGCAGCATCGCCCAAAGCGGTGGCACCCTCATCGTGGCGCGGATGATCCAAGGCGTCGCCGCCGCGATGTTTGCACCGACCAGTGTGGCGCTGGTGGCGACCACGTTTCCCATGGGGCCGGCACGCAACCGTGCGATGGCGGTGTTGGGTGCGTTGGGCAGCGCCAGCACGGTGCTCAGTCTGGTGGTGGGTGGAGCGCTGGCCGAAGTGGCGTGGCGGCTCATTTTCTCGGTGAACGTGCCGATCGGGCTCCTGGTGATCTATCTCGCTTTCACCACGCTCGAGGAAACCGATCAAGAGCGGGTGAAGCTGGACGTGGCCGGGGCCGGGCTGGCCACGTTTACCTTTATCGCCGGGGTCATCGCTCTCTCGATGGGGCCGGAGATCGGCTGGCTGTCGCCCGCCACGGTCGGCTCGGGGGTGCTGGCGTTGGGCGCTTTTGTGGCGTTCATCTTCGTGGAGCGCAAGGCCGAAAACCCCATCGTGCCGTTCGACTTGTTCTTTGACCGCAGCCGGTTCGCCACGTTCGCGACGATCTTCCTGTCCGGTGGGGTGCTGTTCACCCTGACCGTCATCATCACCCTGTATGTACAGAATGTTCTGGGCTACAGCGCGTTGCATGCCGGCCTCGGGTTCATTCCCTTCGTCCTTGCGGTCGGCGTCGGGGTGGTCGCCTCGTCGCCCTTGGTGACGCGGTTCTCGCCACGTGTGCTGGTGATCTCGGGCGGCAGCCTGGTGGTGGGGGCGATGCTGTACAGCTCGACCTTCGATAGCGGCATCCCGTATTTCCCGGATCTGGTGATGCCGCTCATCGTCGGCGGTATCGGTATCGGCGTGGTCAGCGTCCCACTCGGACTGGCACTGATCGCCGGTGTCGGTCCAGACCGGATCGGGCCGGTATCAGCGATCTCGCTCATGTTGTTCAGTCTTGGGGGGCCGGTCGTGATGACCGTCATCCAGGCCGCCATCACGTCCCGCACGATGTCGCTGGGCGGCACCAACAGGCCGGTGAGGATATTGAACCCCGAACAGTTGCATGCGCTGGATCAGGGCTACACCCACGGTCTGCTTTGGCTGGCCGGGGTGAGCCTGTTGGTCGGCGTAGCGGCACTGTTCATCAGCTACACCGCGCAGGAGGTTGCGCACGCGCAGGAAGTCAAGAAAGCCATGGACGCCGGGGAACTGCAAACGTGA
- a CDS encoding AMP-binding protein: MVETSLPALLRERASLQPDDIAYTFIDYEQEWAGIAESLTWAQLYRRTLNVARELRQCGSPGDRAVISAPQGLPYIVAFLGALEAGLIAVPLSVPLGGVSDERVDSVLRDAAPAAVLTTSAVKGNVQKQLLSDAPAPAIVEVDLLDLDGPARAESRDALHEDTAYLQYTSGSTRTPAGVTISYRNLVTNFEQLLTGYFPDSGGVPPQDMSIVSWLPFYHDMGLVLGVCAPPLLGLPAVLTSPVSFLQHPARWMQLLATEPHAFSAAPNFAFELAARKTSDDDMSGLDLGSVESILSGSERVHPTTLKRFVERFARFNLSEKAVRPSYGLAEATVYVATSRAGQAPKIVDFEPTKLTDGRAERCETGSGTPLISYPLGESPDVRIVDPETRTECPESTTGEIWVHGENVAMGYWQKDEETERTFGGMLVAPSAGTPEGPWLRTGDLGFVADSELFIVGRIKDLLIVYGRNHSPDDIEATSQEITGGRVAAIAVPHEGSEQLVVIAEVKKRGASDEEAMDKLSVVKREVTSAISNSHGLGVADLVLVSPGSIPITTSGKVRRAACVEQYQHGEFARVDT, translated from the coding sequence ATGGTCGAAACATCTCTGCCGGCCCTGCTGCGCGAGCGTGCCAGTCTCCAGCCTGACGACATCGCATACACGTTCATCGATTATGAGCAGGAATGGGCCGGCATTGCCGAGAGTCTGACATGGGCTCAGTTGTATCGGCGAACGCTGAACGTCGCACGCGAGCTCAGACAATGCGGATCCCCCGGCGATCGCGCGGTGATATCGGCGCCGCAGGGACTGCCCTATATCGTGGCGTTTCTGGGTGCACTCGAGGCCGGGCTCATCGCGGTGCCGCTTTCGGTCCCGCTGGGCGGTGTCAGCGACGAACGGGTGGATTCGGTGCTGCGTGACGCGGCGCCCGCTGCTGTTCTGACGACGTCGGCGGTCAAAGGCAACGTCCAGAAACAGTTGCTGTCGGATGCGCCGGCGCCGGCGATCGTCGAGGTCGATCTGCTGGATCTGGACGGACCGGCTCGAGCTGAATCCCGCGACGCTCTTCACGAAGATACGGCGTATCTGCAATACACCTCTGGATCGACTCGGACTCCGGCTGGAGTGACGATCTCCTATCGAAACCTGGTAACCAATTTCGAGCAGCTGTTGACCGGTTACTTTCCGGACAGCGGAGGCGTTCCGCCGCAGGACATGTCTATTGTTTCGTGGCTGCCGTTTTACCACGACATGGGTCTGGTTTTGGGCGTCTGTGCGCCGCCTCTGCTGGGACTCCCCGCTGTGCTCACCAGCCCGGTGTCCTTCCTGCAGCATCCGGCTCGGTGGATGCAATTGCTGGCTACCGAGCCGCACGCTTTTTCGGCAGCGCCGAACTTCGCGTTCGAATTGGCGGCGCGGAAGACGTCTGACGACGACATGAGCGGCCTCGACCTAGGCAGCGTGGAGTCCATCCTCAGCGGTAGCGAACGGGTGCATCCCACGACCCTCAAACGCTTTGTGGAGCGGTTCGCGCGCTTCAATTTGTCCGAGAAGGCGGTCCGGCCCTCCTACGGCCTTGCCGAGGCGACGGTCTACGTCGCCACCAGCAGAGCAGGTCAGGCACCCAAGATCGTCGATTTCGAGCCGACGAAACTCACCGACGGCCGCGCGGAGCGGTGCGAAACCGGAAGCGGCACACCGCTTATCAGTTATCCGCTGGGCGAATCTCCAGATGTACGCATCGTCGACCCTGAGACACGGACCGAATGTCCGGAGAGCACCACTGGCGAGATCTGGGTGCACGGCGAAAACGTGGCAATGGGCTACTGGCAGAAAGACGAGGAGACGGAGCGCACCTTCGGAGGCATGCTTGTCGCGCCGTCGGCCGGCACACCTGAGGGGCCTTGGCTGCGAACTGGGGACTTGGGCTTCGTCGCCGATTCGGAGCTGTTCATCGTCGGCCGTATCAAGGATCTCTTGATTGTCTACGGGCGCAACCACTCTCCCGACGACATCGAGGCGACGAGCCAGGAGATAACCGGTGGTCGGGTCGCGGCGATAGCCGTTCCACATGAGGGCAGCGAGCAGCTTGTCGTCATTGCCGAAGTCAAGAAGCGGGGTGCTTCCGACGAGGAGGCGATGGACAAGTTGTCCGTCGTCAAGCGCGAGGTCACCTCGGCCATCTCGAATTCGCACGGTCTCGGCGTCGCGGATCTGGTTCTGGTGTCACCCGGTTCGATTCCGATCACGACAAGTGGGAAGGTCAGACGGGCGGCCTGTGTCGAGCAGTACCAGCACGGTGAGTTCGCGCGCGTGGACACTTAG